A DNA window from Drosophila pseudoobscura strain MV-25-SWS-2005 chromosome 2, UCI_Dpse_MV25, whole genome shotgun sequence contains the following coding sequences:
- the LOC4800550 gene encoding esterase B1 isoform X4 produces the protein MISARRSAGPRPPPSMLCLLLLSLVTLLLWEQGSSIAIAPSTFGTAIARAGKISNQLKETTAWKTLTSHPNSLVQLLPSRAMRVVQEVVRSLRQKEREIVATTTLGKVRGRYQKYRSGERGGYYSFKGMRYGAAPIGARRFRSAEPEKPWSGIRDASREGQSCPHKNMILDTFKGDEDCLFVNVFTTRMPKEDEESSEQNRRPVMVWLHGGGFSFGSGNAFLYGPDYLVAEDIVLVTLNYRLGPLGFLTAGPDAPGNQGLKDQVLALKWVRDNIAAFGGDPAQVTVFGESAGASSVQLLLLSPMAKGLFHRAISQSGSALNPWSMSANSSKRASRLAANLGYVGANRTEEILDFLRRVPAMKLVEAAPTTITAEDQRNNIGLPFVPNVEGYWNQDSEEEQFYEQPFITQHPSDMYHTQNFNSDVAYMTGYNTHEAMLFIRRLRKNPQLLGIIENDFGRLVPQDLNSTHVHDRVTREIRSFYLGNKHVGIESVDEMIALLTDLMFLQGIRRTARNHAKYGSAPVYMYRFSFDGALGLYKRMLGIPRPGVCHGDELGYLFKFGFFNLSLDPKSLEVQVKNRMVRMWTNFAKYGTPTPDVEDPYLTTKWAPIDPSNVMNSLNYLDISGTLAMKTNPEPERQRFWDEMYQHYNGAAM, from the exons GAGACGACGGCCTGGAAGACCCTGACCTCGCATCCGAACTCCCTCGTGCAGCTGCTGCCTTCGCGGGCGATGCGCGTGGTCCAGGAGGTGGTGCGATCTCTGCGG CAGAAGGAGCGTGAGATTGTGGCCACCACAACGCTGGGCAAGGTTCGGGGACGCTACCAGAAGTACCGCTCCGGAGAGCGAGGAGGCTACTACAGTTTCAAGGGAATGCGCTACGGAGCAGCACCGATCGGAGCCAGAAG ATTCCGCtcggcagagccagagaaGCCTTGGTCTGGCATCCGCGATGCCTCGAGGGAGGGCCAGAGCTGTCCGCACAAGAACATGATCCTGGACACCTTCAAGGGAGACGAGGACTGTCTGTTCGTCAACGTATTCACCACCCGCATGCCCAAGGAGGATGAGGAGTCCAGCGAGCAGAATAGGCGGCCAGTGATGGTCTGGCTGCATGGTGGCGGCTTCTCCTTCGGCTCGGGCAATGCCTTCCTCTACGGACCCGACTATCTGGTGGCGGAGGACATTGTACTCGTCACGCTCAACTACAGACTGGGACCACTGGGCTTCCTCACCGCCGGACCCGATGCGCCCGGCAATCAGGGACTCAAGGATCAGGTGCTGGCCCTCAAGTGGGTGCGCGACAACATAGCCGCCTTTGGTGGTGACCCCGCCCAGGTAACAGTCTTCGGGGAGTCTGCTGGGGCTTCCTCGgtgcagctgctcctgctgtcgCCCATGGCCAAGGGACTCTTCCACCGCGCCATCTCGCAGAGTGGCTCCGCCCTGAATCCCTGGTCCATGTCCGCCAATTCCAGCAAGAGAGCCTCCCGCCTGGCAGCCAATCTAGGCTACGTGGGTGCCAACAGAACAGAGGAGATCCTGGACTTCTTGCGGCGCGTGCCCGCGATGAAGCTGGTGGAGGCAGCGCCGACCACCATCACGGCAGAGGATCAGCGCAACAATATCGGACTGCCCTTCGTTCCAAATGTCGAGGGCTATTGGAACCAGGACTCCGAAGAGGAGCAGTTCTATGAGCAGCCCTTCATCACCCAGCATCCAAGTGACATGTACCACACGCAGAACTTCAACAGCGATGTGGCCTACATGACAGGCTATAACACCCATGAAGCAATGCTCTTTATAAGAA GACTTCGAAAGAATCCCCAGTTGCTGGGCATAATTGAGAACGACTTTGGACGCCTGGTGCCTCAGGACTTGAATTCCACCCATGTCCATGACAGGGTCACCCGCGAGATACGCTCCTTCTACCTGGGGAACAAGCATGTGGGCATTGAATCCGTCGACGAGATGATAGCG CTCCTCACTGATCTCATGTTCCTGCAAGGCATTCGCCGGACTGCCCGTAATCATGCCAAGTATGGAAGCGCTCCTGTCTACATGTACCGCTTCTCCTTCGATGGTGCCCTGGGGCTGTACAAGCGGATGCTGGGCATTCCCCGACCGGGGGTCTGTCACGGCGATGAGCTGGGATATCTCTTCAAATTTGGCTTCTTCAACCTGAGCCTGGACCCCAAGTCGCTGGAGGTGCAGGTTAAGAATCGCATGGTGCGCATGTGGACGAATTTCGCCAAATACGG CACACCCACGCCCGATGTTGAGGATCCGTATTTGACCACAAAGTGGGCGCCCATCGATCCATCGAATGTGATGAATAGCCTCAACTACCTGGACATCTCGGGAACTCTTGCCATGAAGACGAATCCAGAGCCGGAACGACAGAGGTTCTGGGACGAGATGTATCAGCATTACAATGGTGCTGCCATGTAA